TCGGATCGTCCGGATGGCTTTGATGATAAATTGCTTCATCGCATCCAGCCCATCTATAGCTCGTCCAATTTCGCCAGTTGCTGGATCAAATGAATATGTCCGAGTCGGCTGTACCTCAGAACTGAAGAGATCCGGCACTTGAATATTCAAATCAGGAGTCAGCGCCATATTTCACCAACCTTTCTGCGATATAAAACGACTGGCCACCTTGAAAACTCATAATCAATACTTTATCTCCAGCCTTCAACTCATTGATAAATTTGATCTTACCCGAGAAAGTGCCCCCACCCGATATTTTCGCGTTGCCTGAGTAATCTGCTGTTTGAAGGGTTCCATCTATCTCAAATTCACCTTCCAATTCCGCTTCCCTTTCGTAGGATGTTAAACGTTCTGAGAAGGATAACATTGCTGCAGGAATGGGATTTTTAGAATCCAAACCTATTTGTATACTTATGGCTGGTGGCGGTGTTAATACTGTAGCTTCAAGCAATTGAACAGGACCGGCTGCTTCCATTGCGGCTACTGCAGCTTTCTTGATAATGTCCAACATGTCATCACCCCAAAATTTCCTTGCGAAGTTGTTCCGCAAACTCTTTGTCCTCATCTTCCTTGCTCTTTTTCTTGCCGTCTTTCTTCTTGGACTTGTCTTTGTCCTTATCTTTGTCAGAATCGCTTTCTTCCGGTTCAACAGTCACATCAATATCTGGCAGATCATC
The nucleotide sequence above comes from Paenibacillus sp. W2I17. Encoded proteins:
- a CDS encoding DUF2577 family protein, coding for MLDIIKKAAVAAMEAAGPVQLLEATVLTPPPAISIQIGLDSKNPIPAAMLSFSERLTSYEREAELEGEFEIDGTLQTADYSGNAKISGGGTFSGKIKFINELKAGDKVLIMSFQGGQSFYIAERLVKYGADS